In a single window of the Massilia oculi genome:
- a CDS encoding SAM-dependent methyltransferase, translating to MLAVIGAALKLRSGAGVDTAIEEQISDGVRLALGDALTDLDHAEIAPLLVEIEMAFVESSELFREPDRTASWQVEDPDLLQAMGRASSNAFDRILGLASTRPSLQAALDGVFLDVGTGVGGVALRAAQTCPDLDIDAIDIWEPALRLAAGNVAASEHAGRIRLQRLDVTALDPGPRYTLAWLPTMFMKLSVLEQAIDRIAAASCSGGWLIAPLYTRPDDPFMAMMSSLRTLRSGGEVTQSAQLEALLRARGYVDVEVEVGQIATFVMGRLA from the coding sequence ATGCTGGCGGTGATCGGCGCGGCGCTCAAGCTGCGTTCCGGCGCCGGCGTCGATACCGCCATCGAGGAGCAGATCAGCGACGGTGTGCGCCTGGCGTTGGGAGATGCCTTGACGGACCTCGACCACGCGGAAATCGCGCCGCTGCTTGTCGAGATCGAGATGGCGTTCGTGGAAAGCAGCGAATTGTTCAGGGAGCCCGATCGCACGGCTTCGTGGCAAGTCGAAGACCCCGACCTCCTCCAGGCGATGGGGCGTGCCTCCAGCAATGCATTCGACCGCATCCTTGGCCTTGCCAGCACACGGCCTTCCTTGCAGGCGGCGCTGGATGGCGTGTTTCTCGATGTCGGCACCGGGGTCGGCGGCGTTGCGCTGCGGGCCGCGCAGACGTGTCCTGACCTCGATATCGACGCGATCGACATCTGGGAACCCGCGTTGCGTCTCGCCGCCGGGAACGTGGCTGCCAGCGAACATGCCGGGCGCATCCGGCTGCAACGTCTCGACGTGACCGCGCTCGATCCTGGTCCACGCTACACGCTGGCGTGGCTTCCCACCATGTTCATGAAACTGTCAGTGCTCGAGCAAGCGATCGACCGTATCGCGGCCGCTTCGTGCAGCGGGGGCTGGCTGATTGCGCCGCTGTATACCAGGCCGGACGATCCGTTCATGGCGATGATGTCGTCGCTGCGCACGCTGCGTAGTGGAGGCGAAGTCACGCAATCCGCGCAACTCGAGGCACTGCTTCGTGCGCGGGGGTATGTCGATGTTGAAGTGGAGGTGGGGCAGATAGCGACCTTTGTCATGGGCAGGCTTGCCTGA